The proteins below come from a single Mucilaginibacter mali genomic window:
- a CDS encoding relaxase/mobilization nuclease domain-containing protein, whose product MIAKIPKPGKSFGGCIQYNVLKKHAAILYADGVRTGQIAHTIEDFNAQRKMNPGLGQAVGHIALSWSPNDKDILTDEKMVSIAQAYLLRMKIQDTQVLMVRHKDREHPHVHIIYNRVNHNGKTIADNFQRQKSIKICKSLTLQHGLFIAQDKQNVNRQQLKGIDKVKYELHDAIKAVSQKVYSMNELKQELAKQGIGILYKYKSGSLEKQGITFSKGEFKFKGSELDRSLSYSRLSKQISDQSQVREQQEKTARQQSSVQERRLADQLRQAIATERSRETSRQADASIIDEVFGKLLKTSSSGGGEPEEPRRRRKKGHGEEQDQSMGIGR is encoded by the coding sequence ATGATCGCCAAGATACCTAAGCCCGGCAAAAGTTTCGGGGGCTGCATCCAATACAACGTATTAAAAAAGCATGCAGCCATATTGTACGCGGACGGTGTACGCACCGGGCAAATCGCGCACACCATCGAGGATTTTAACGCGCAGCGTAAAATGAACCCCGGCTTAGGTCAGGCGGTCGGGCATATCGCATTAAGCTGGAGCCCTAACGATAAAGACATATTAACCGATGAAAAAATGGTCAGTATCGCCCAGGCATATTTGTTACGCATGAAGATACAGGACACGCAGGTTTTAATGGTACGTCATAAAGACCGGGAGCATCCGCATGTGCATATCATTTATAACCGGGTAAACCACAATGGCAAGACCATAGCCGATAACTTTCAACGGCAAAAGAGCATTAAGATTTGCAAGTCGCTCACCTTGCAGCATGGCCTGTTTATCGCACAGGATAAGCAAAACGTTAATCGTCAGCAACTAAAGGGCATAGATAAGGTAAAGTATGAGTTACACGACGCCATAAAAGCGGTTAGCCAAAAGGTGTACAGCATGAACGAGCTAAAGCAGGAATTAGCGAAGCAAGGCATTGGTATACTGTATAAATACAAAAGCGGTTCGCTTGAAAAGCAGGGTATCACTTTTAGTAAGGGCGAGTTCAAGTTTAAAGGGTCAGAATTAGACCGCAGTTTAAGCTATAGCAGGCTAAGCAAGCAGATCAGTGATCAGTCGCAGGTACGCGAACAGCAGGAAAAAACCGCTCGGCAGCAAAGCTCGGTTCAGGAACGCCGTTTGGCCGATCAGTTACGGCAGGCAATTGCAACAGAGAGAAGTAGGGAAACGAGCAGACAGGCAGATGCCAGCATCATAGACGAAGTCTTCGGAAAGCTATTGAAAACAAGCAGTTCAGGCGGCGGCGAACCGGAAGAACCTCGACGGAGACGCAAGAAAGGTCACGGTGAAGAACAAGACCAAAGCATGGGCATTGGTCGATGA
- a CDS encoding plasmid mobilization protein, protein MMSQELKVTAKQETDKPKHKGGRPKSRVRRETHVKVRLTATEHFMIGTKAREAGMRVSDWVRAAAKSARVVARLKPEDLQLMRMLSGLANNLNQLTKLAHRDGILSIARKADSTLTEIFDALKYFNSHDRQDT, encoded by the coding sequence ATGATGTCACAGGAATTAAAAGTAACGGCTAAACAGGAAACTGATAAGCCCAAGCATAAGGGGGGCAGACCCAAGAGCAGGGTCAGGCGCGAGACGCATGTAAAGGTGAGGCTAACCGCCACCGAACATTTTATGATCGGTACAAAGGCCAGAGAAGCAGGGATGCGGGTAAGCGACTGGGTAAGGGCAGCCGCTAAATCGGCGCGGGTAGTCGCCCGGTTAAAGCCGGAGGATTTACAGTTGATGCGGATGCTGTCAGGATTAGCCAATAACCTGAACCAATTAACGAAGCTCGCGCACCGGGACGGTATTCTAAGTATTGCCCGTAAAGCCGACAGCACCCTAACCGAGATTTTTGATGCCCTGAAATATTTTAACAGCCATGATCGCCAAGATACCTAA
- a CDS encoding helix-turn-helix domain-containing protein — protein sequence MNFELITLQDLNNLKNELLGEIRGIKKMIQPGGIEPKQWLKSYEVKKLLKISSGTLQNLRINGTLRYTKIGGLLYYKYEDIMNLLEQNSK from the coding sequence ATGAATTTCGAGTTAATCACATTACAAGACCTGAACAATTTAAAGAACGAACTATTGGGCGAGATCAGGGGCATCAAGAAAATGATACAACCGGGCGGCATCGAACCGAAGCAATGGCTGAAAAGCTACGAGGTTAAGAAGCTGCTTAAAATATCTTCCGGCACGCTGCAAAACTTGCGCATCAACGGCACGCTCCGTTACACGAAAATCGGCGGCCTGCTCTATTACAAGTACGAGGACATCATGAACCTATTGGAACAAAACAGCAAGTAA
- a CDS encoding helix-turn-helix domain-containing protein, with the protein MEASVRKALETDKRPPEQDVLLTTRQASALICYKPSTIYGLAKENKIPHVKTRGKLLFSRNALLEWIAAANLNFSTPLNSNQSKEATA; encoded by the coding sequence ATGGAAGCATCCGTCCGTAAAGCATTGGAGACGGACAAAAGGCCGCCGGAGCAGGACGTACTGCTTACGACCCGGCAGGCATCGGCATTGATATGCTATAAGCCGTCAACCATTTACGGACTGGCCAAAGAGAACAAAATCCCCCACGTTAAAACGCGGGGTAAACTACTGTTCTCCCGTAATGCTCTGCTTGAATGGATAGCAGCCGCAAATCTTAATTTTTCCACACCATTAAATTCAAACCAAAGCAAGGAGGCTACCGCATGA
- a CDS encoding 3-oxoacyl-ACP synthase III family protein has translation MGNTRKSIIIGSGSYLPTRTITNKDFMGHIFFNQDGTVLEKTNEEIIRQFEQITGIRERRYVTDDLVTSDIATLAATSALESAQIDCESLDYIIVAHNFGDIRADNPRSEFVPSLASRVKYNLEISNSRTIAYDLPFGCAGWLQGVIQADFYLRSGNAHRIMVIGAETLSRICDPHDRDSMIYADGAGAVILEAMESAEPVGILAHVTRSYSHELAYVLKMEKSSNPAYGNNRLFLKMQGRKLYEHALKYVPVAIKESIAMAGLSIADIDKMLIHQANNKMDEAILKQLYELYGIKSIPDNMMPMTISWLGNSSVATLPTLYDLFSKGKIENYNITNDRILAFVAVGAGVNINSLIYRIP, from the coding sequence ATGGGAAATACAAGGAAATCAATCATAATTGGTAGCGGCAGCTATCTGCCTACACGCACCATCACAAATAAAGACTTTATGGGGCACATTTTTTTTAACCAAGATGGCACAGTATTGGAAAAAACTAATGAGGAAATAATTCGGCAATTTGAACAAATCACAGGGATCAGGGAACGGAGGTATGTTACCGATGACCTTGTTACTTCTGATATTGCTACCTTGGCTGCGACGAGTGCCCTTGAATCTGCACAAATTGACTGCGAATCACTGGATTATATAATTGTTGCGCATAACTTCGGTGATATAAGAGCTGATAATCCGCGGAGCGAGTTTGTGCCGTCTCTTGCATCACGAGTAAAATATAACCTTGAAATCTCCAATTCCCGGACAATCGCTTATGACTTGCCATTTGGATGCGCAGGGTGGTTACAGGGAGTGATACAGGCAGATTTTTATCTCAGGAGCGGAAATGCTCACAGAATAATGGTGATAGGTGCAGAAACACTTTCCCGTATATGTGACCCCCATGATCGCGACAGTATGATTTATGCAGACGGCGCAGGGGCTGTGATCCTGGAAGCTATGGAAAGTGCAGAACCTGTGGGTATCCTTGCGCATGTTACCCGGTCATATAGCCATGAGCTTGCGTATGTATTAAAGATGGAAAAATCATCCAATCCTGCCTATGGTAATAACCGTCTTTTTTTAAAAATGCAGGGGCGGAAATTATATGAACATGCGCTGAAATATGTCCCGGTTGCGATTAAAGAATCAATTGCAATGGCAGGATTATCAATTGCTGATATTGATAAAATGCTGATCCACCAGGCAAATAATAAAATGGATGAGGCTATTCTGAAACAATTATATGAACTCTACGGGATTAAGTCGATTCCTGACAATATGATGCCGATGACCATTTCCTGGCTGGGCAATAGTTCTGTGGCAACGTTGCCTACGCTATACGACCTCTTTTCAAAAGGTAAGATAGAAAATTATAATATTACGAACGACCGCATTCTGGCATTTGTTGCTGTAGGTGCCGGTGTTAATATTAATTCGCTAATTTATAGAATACCCTAA
- a CDS encoding cold-shock protein: MQKEGTVKFFNNQKGFGFISQNDNRSEIFVHATGLIDEIHDNDLVSYEVEEGRKGLNAINVKVI; encoded by the coding sequence ATGCAAAAAGAAGGAACTGTGAAATTTTTTAACAACCAAAAAGGTTTTGGCTTTATTTCACAGAATGACAACAGGAGCGAAATTTTCGTTCACGCTACCGGACTTATTGATGAGATCCATGACAATGATCTGGTAAGTTATGAGGTAGAAGAAGGCCGCAAGGGCCTTAATGCGATCAATGTAAAAGTAATATAA
- a CDS encoding Na+/H+ antiporter: MQEFEGIIFVITILVVLSAVSRRIRLPYPVMMVTAGLAVGFIPTLPDLSLNPDAIFSVFLPPLLFESALKTSWNEFRAAIKPITALAVSLVFITTISVAIVAKWLIPGFSWPLAFVLGAIVSPPDAVAATGITRGLGLGKQVTTILEGESLINDAAALITYRYAVIAIATGTFIFWQAGLDFIILFVGGITAGIISGLLFAAIHKRIKNNAIVNTSLNLLIPFISYLAAERLHVSGVLAVVAAGLVIAHRAPEIFNYDTRLRTRAVWDTIIFLLNGFIFILMGMQLPAILKSLTGYSVLQLIGYGIAISSVTILVRIIWVFAGVSAQKLLTKWSSGSEENTGPDLWKNVLIIAWTGTRGVVSLATALALPLILRNGKLLVERPLIIFLAFMVIFATFIIQGMSLPLLIKLLKIRKDSNVSREEKELQLVMTERIITFITNDLQLVISDKIREDIITQYESFAKKLEYDIAHPATSNLSSADLLREPVNQLLSAQIEIVMFRRQLLLQFHKEAIFSDDVIRKYERDMDMEEMNRNK, translated from the coding sequence ATGCAAGAGTTTGAAGGGATCATTTTTGTTATTACTATATTAGTCGTTCTTTCGGCAGTGTCCAGGCGAATTAGGTTACCTTACCCGGTAATGATGGTAACAGCCGGACTTGCTGTCGGCTTTATACCGACACTGCCCGATCTTAGTTTAAATCCCGATGCAATATTTTCGGTTTTTCTGCCTCCATTGCTATTTGAATCGGCGCTGAAAACATCATGGAACGAATTCAGGGCCGCAATAAAACCAATCACCGCTCTGGCCGTTAGTTTGGTGTTCATAACCACGATATCTGTTGCAATAGTTGCCAAATGGCTTATACCTGGATTTTCATGGCCGCTGGCTTTTGTACTGGGGGCTATCGTTTCTCCCCCGGATGCTGTGGCGGCTACAGGCATTACCCGGGGATTAGGACTGGGTAAACAAGTAACAACTATACTGGAAGGGGAAAGTCTTATTAACGATGCTGCTGCGTTGATCACTTATCGCTATGCGGTTATTGCCATAGCTACCGGCACATTTATTTTCTGGCAGGCCGGGCTTGACTTTATTATATTATTCGTCGGCGGAATAACTGCCGGAATTATTAGTGGTTTGCTGTTTGCGGCTATTCACAAAAGAATTAAGAATAATGCCATAGTCAATACAAGTCTGAACTTATTAATACCTTTCATATCCTATTTAGCGGCAGAGCGGCTCCACGTCTCCGGTGTTTTGGCGGTTGTAGCGGCAGGTTTGGTTATTGCTCACCGAGCGCCGGAAATATTTAACTATGATACCCGGTTGCGTACAAGGGCTGTTTGGGATACAATCATTTTCCTGTTAAACGGATTTATTTTTATTCTTATGGGGATGCAGTTGCCTGCTATATTGAAAAGCCTGACCGGATATAGCGTATTGCAACTGATTGGTTATGGTATCGCTATCAGTAGTGTGACCATACTTGTGCGTATTATCTGGGTATTCGCCGGCGTGTCTGCTCAAAAGTTACTAACGAAGTGGTCATCAGGTAGCGAGGAAAATACTGGTCCTGACCTCTGGAAAAATGTGCTGATAATCGCCTGGACAGGTACACGTGGAGTGGTATCTCTTGCAACGGCGCTGGCATTACCGCTGATCCTTCGTAATGGGAAACTTCTCGTAGAAAGACCGTTGATCATCTTCCTGGCTTTCATGGTTATTTTTGCTACATTTATTATTCAGGGAATGTCCTTGCCATTGCTGATAAAGTTATTGAAAATTAGAAAGGATAGTAACGTCAGTCGGGAAGAAAAAGAGCTGCAACTTGTCATGACCGAGCGCATTATTACATTTATAACGAACGATCTTCAGTTAGTAATAAGTGATAAGATCAGGGAAGATATTATTACACAATACGAATCATTTGCAAAAAAGCTGGAATACGATATTGCCCATCCGGCAACGAGCAATTTATCTTCGGCAGACCTGTTGAGAGAACCTGTGAACCAGCTTTTGTCGGCACAAATAGAAATAGTGATGTTTCGCAGACAGCTTTTATTACAATTTCACAAAGAGGCCATATTTTCTGATGACGTCATCAGAAAATATGAGAGAGATATGGATATGGAAGAAATGAACAGAAACAAATAA
- a CDS encoding sensor histidine kinase, whose translation MSMLAFFNDQNEEARLEALKSYDILDTAEEKDFDELTALASAICQTPIAFISLIDDRRQWFKSSKGIAEKETPIEQSFCAHTITSDNDIVIVEDASKDERFAANSMIQAENGITFYAGIPLINKDGFVLGSFCVIDQNKRHLTEEQTNALKIIAKQVVDKLELRRSAIELVKIHQELIDSNLFIQRFVSMAAHDIKNPMSSILLTAQLLKARLEKLQDKSCEDLIDRNINATKRLITMLDGMLAYSKSPGLLSTQKHPVNFLAFLKDVISTINIPDNFSIILPIENETLNISTIALQQILINLLTNAIRYNDKDRGLIQIRFRQDARHYFFEVEDNGVGIAKEYHEQIFSSNFTLHITDRENKKGTGIGLATVKELIRALKGTITVQSAIGNGTIFRFNLPITD comes from the coding sequence ATGTCGATGCTCGCGTTTTTCAATGATCAGAATGAAGAAGCACGACTGGAGGCACTTAAATCCTATGATATTTTAGATACTGCTGAAGAAAAGGACTTTGATGAACTAACCGCTTTGGCCTCCGCCATCTGTCAGACGCCTATCGCCTTTATCAGCTTGATTGACGATAGAAGACAATGGTTTAAATCGAGCAAAGGAATAGCCGAGAAAGAAACTCCGATTGAGCAGTCATTTTGTGCGCATACGATTACCTCTGATAATGATATCGTGATCGTAGAAGATGCCAGCAAGGATGAACGATTTGCTGCGAATTCAATGATCCAAGCTGAAAACGGAATCACTTTTTATGCCGGCATTCCTCTCATTAATAAGGATGGTTTTGTATTAGGCTCATTTTGCGTTATCGATCAGAATAAAAGGCACCTAACCGAAGAACAAACCAACGCTTTAAAGATAATTGCTAAACAGGTTGTAGACAAACTGGAATTAAGAAGAAGCGCTATAGAACTGGTAAAGATACATCAGGAACTCATTGATTCAAATCTCTTTATACAGAGATTTGTGTCAATGGCAGCTCATGACATTAAAAACCCGATGAGCAGTATCCTGCTAACTGCACAGTTATTGAAAGCGCGTTTGGAAAAACTTCAGGATAAAAGCTGTGAGGATTTAATAGACCGGAATATCAATGCTACTAAACGCCTAATAACTATGCTGGATGGTATGCTTGCCTATTCCAAATCACCCGGATTATTGTCAACACAAAAACATCCGGTCAATTTTTTAGCTTTTTTGAAGGACGTGATCAGTACGATTAACATCCCTGATAATTTCAGTATTATTTTGCCTATTGAAAATGAGACGCTGAATATCTCAACGATCGCCCTTCAGCAAATACTGATCAATTTGCTGACCAATGCTATTCGTTATAATGATAAAGACCGTGGACTGATACAGATCAGGTTCAGGCAGGATGCCCGGCATTATTTTTTTGAGGTAGAGGATAACGGCGTTGGCATAGCCAAAGAATACCACGAGCAGATTTTTAGCAGCAATTTTACACTCCATATCACTGATCGTGAAAATAAAAAAGGCACCGGAATAGGCCTGGCAACGGTAAAAGAACTGATCAGGGCTCTAAAAGGAACAATCACTGTTCAGTCAGCTATCGGTAATGGCACCATCTTTAGGTTTAATCTTCCTATAACTGATTGA
- a CDS encoding acyl-CoA desaturase gives MIILIFFLAHWFLSLFFQTFFQHRYASHRMFTTSKAWERIFYVMAYLFEGASFLNPRAYALMHREHHAYSDTEKDPHSPHFFVDIFQMMKATVKTFRDYVQRTKDPEAQFPGHYPEWPLVDRMGSSILSRLLFGAAYTTFYIFFATQWWLFLLLPIHFMMGPIHGAIVNWCGHKYGYRNFDNKDKSKNTTPFDFLMLGELFQNNHHKHPNSANFGNKWFEFDPVYPVIKLMHWMRIIKLRKAY, from the coding sequence ATGATTATTCTGATTTTCTTTTTAGCGCATTGGTTTTTGTCGCTGTTCTTTCAAACGTTTTTCCAGCACCGATATGCTTCGCACCGTATGTTTACCACAAGTAAGGCATGGGAGCGTATATTTTATGTGATGGCCTATCTTTTTGAAGGAGCATCCTTTTTAAACCCGCGGGCTTACGCACTGATGCACCGGGAGCATCACGCTTACAGCGATACGGAGAAAGATCCGCATTCGCCTCACTTCTTTGTTGACATCTTTCAAATGATGAAAGCAACTGTTAAAACCTTCAGGGATTATGTACAACGCACCAAAGATCCGGAAGCACAGTTTCCGGGGCACTACCCGGAATGGCCACTGGTTGATCGAATGGGTTCTTCTATTTTATCACGTCTGCTTTTCGGCGCAGCTTATACTACCTTTTATATCTTCTTTGCCACCCAATGGTGGCTGTTCCTTTTGCTGCCCATTCATTTTATGATGGGGCCGATACACGGCGCTATCGTTAACTGGTGCGGACATAAATATGGCTACCGCAATTTTGACAATAAGGATAAATCAAAGAATACGACGCCGTTCGACTTTCTAATGCTGGGAGAACTGTTTCAGAACAACCACCATAAGCATCCCAACAGCGCAAATTTCGGCAATAAGTGGTTTGAATTCGATCCGGTTTACCCGGTGATCAAGCTGATGCACTGGATGCGGATCATCAAATTAAGGAAAGCATATTGA
- a CDS encoding BamA/TamA family outer membrane protein has protein sequence MRRCRLAVIAAICCVLPSALYAQDASNTIPKQSAVKDTSRQTDLIDVAKSLFHINPQQPRIQREKKVYFSILPIPGAVPGGAGRALITSTTAGTYLGPQSTTNLSTATFAPYWNLHDRFGLPLRSSIWLKNNAWNIQGDIRFLIYPQYTWGLGSSHAYADKTLVDDNYIRFYQSVLKRITPYFFAGGGYNIDYRSNIRSDDPNVNLGRFAGYNYGTNGSSVSSGVNLSLLYDTRNNSINPLPGSYFNLVYRINPVFLGSNNNWHSLYLDYRKYVPLNPANKNQQNTLAFWSYFWTVFNSNAPYLDLPSIGWDPYNRSGEGIDQNRYRGRSLFYLESEYRRDITENGLLGFVVFADATTVSGSGNLFTSWHPAAGTGLRVKFNKGSNTNIGIDYAFSQGYRAVVLNLGEAF, from the coding sequence ATGAGACGGTGCCGGTTGGCAGTTATTGCCGCAATATGTTGTGTATTGCCTTCGGCACTGTACGCTCAGGACGCATCGAATACGATACCTAAACAAAGCGCGGTAAAAGATACTTCCCGGCAAACAGACCTGATCGATGTCGCTAAGAGCCTGTTTCACATCAATCCTCAGCAACCAAGAATACAACGCGAAAAAAAGGTGTACTTTTCTATCCTGCCTATCCCTGGCGCTGTGCCGGGGGGCGCCGGGCGCGCATTGATCACCAGCACCACTGCGGGTACTTACCTTGGACCGCAAAGCACTACTAACCTGTCTACAGCTACGTTCGCACCTTACTGGAATTTGCATGACCGGTTCGGCCTGCCTTTGCGATCCAGCATCTGGTTAAAAAACAATGCCTGGAACATACAAGGCGATATCCGCTTTTTAATATATCCGCAATATACCTGGGGGTTGGGCAGCAGTCATGCCTATGCCGACAAAACATTGGTAGACGATAATTATATCCGTTTTTATCAGAGCGTGCTTAAACGCATTACGCCCTATTTTTTTGCTGGCGGCGGCTACAATATTGATTACCGCAGCAATATAAGGAGCGACGATCCAAATGTTAACCTGGGCAGGTTTGCGGGCTATAATTATGGCACCAATGGCAGTTCGGTATCATCGGGAGTTAACCTGTCGCTGCTTTATGATACCCGTAACAATTCGATAAACCCTCTTCCCGGCTCATATTTTAATTTGGTTTACCGCATCAATCCGGTATTTCTGGGCAGCAATAACAACTGGCATTCCTTATATCTCGATTACAGGAAATATGTGCCGCTTAACCCGGCAAACAAAAACCAGCAAAATACACTGGCCTTCTGGTCGTACTTCTGGACGGTATTTAACAGCAATGCGCCTTATCTCGATCTGCCGAGCATCGGCTGGGACCCTTATAACCGCTCTGGCGAAGGCATCGATCAGAACCGCTACCGGGGCAGGTCGCTGTTTTACCTGGAGAGTGAATACCGCAGGGACATCACCGAAAACGGGCTGCTTGGCTTTGTGGTGTTTGCCGATGCAACGACCGTAAGTGGTTCGGGTAACCTGTTCACATCCTGGCACCCGGCGGCGGGAACGGGCCTCCGGGTCAAATTTAACAAGGGTTCCAATACCAATATCGGCATAGATTATGCTTTCAGCCAGGGTTATCGAGCAGTAGTACTTAACCTGGGCGAGGCGTTTTAA
- a CDS encoding glycosyltransferase family 4 protein, which translates to MKIAYISTYTPRECGIATFNKNLIQAIGANFKKRNLLEASFVIAMNDSEHLQQYDYPEEVKVIIRQDYQEDYFKAANYINTSTVDVCVLEHEFGIFGGDSGNYILPLLSRLDKPLITILHTVLREPSFIQKAIISEIANQSATVVVMGRCAVDFLVNIYNLPPAKIKLIEHGVPDLEAPGENPVKTITAFRHKRVLLTFGLLGRNKGLETVIKALPKIVAQYPDVMYVVLGNTHPGVLKSSGEEYREYLKRLAVQLKVENHLVFINHFVSEEELINYLAAATIYVTPYLNEAQITSGTLSYAVGAGAAVVSTPYWHALELLENNRGRLFNFKDFDALASTVNGLLENDTERDQLKNNAYQYGLGLRWPRIGAEYIILFQDAIRNKKDFEEQKLRQLVDPEIMPVFSLAHVKRLTDDTGIVQHAKYGIPNLKEGYCLDDNARALIMALMAYGQHKSQEALNLLPVFLSYIHYMQLDNGNFRNFLSFNRSYLDEVGSEDSFGRTVWALGYMISNAPNISYQEFSEELFFRSVPHFQSMKHLRGILNTIVGIAYYLQVHAADERILTQLNKLTETVVAAYLEHRRDDWHWFEEKLTYDNAIFPLALLHSYGITGNEQVKQIALESLSFLDKLTLSNGYLSPVGNNGWHQKGNKMPAYDQQAIETMAMVLMYLQAYRVTHQPEYIRKMFLCYLWFLGENTLRVPLYDHETKGCCDGLGAAGVNRNQGAESTLAYLIAHLGVLNAFELEYQYNLLGEPLV; encoded by the coding sequence ATGAAAATCGCTTATATTTCTACCTATACGCCCAGGGAGTGCGGAATAGCGACATTTAATAAAAACCTGATACAAGCCATAGGCGCGAACTTTAAAAAACGTAACCTGTTAGAAGCCAGTTTCGTCATAGCCATGAACGATTCGGAGCATTTACAACAATATGATTACCCGGAAGAAGTGAAAGTTATTATCCGGCAGGATTACCAGGAAGATTATTTCAAAGCGGCTAATTATATCAATACCAGCACGGTCGACGTATGTGTGCTGGAACATGAATTCGGGATATTCGGAGGAGACAGCGGTAACTATATTCTTCCGCTACTCAGCAGACTTGACAAACCGTTGATCACGATTCTGCACACCGTGTTGCGGGAACCATCCTTTATTCAGAAGGCAATCATATCCGAGATTGCCAACCAATCTGCAACAGTGGTAGTAATGGGCCGGTGTGCCGTAGATTTCCTGGTAAATATTTATAATCTGCCTCCCGCAAAGATTAAGCTGATTGAACATGGGGTTCCCGACCTGGAAGCGCCCGGCGAAAATCCGGTTAAAACGATCACGGCTTTCCGTCATAAACGCGTACTGCTTACTTTCGGTCTGCTCGGCCGGAATAAAGGGCTTGAAACAGTTATAAAAGCTTTGCCTAAAATAGTTGCGCAATATCCGGATGTGATGTATGTGGTGCTGGGCAATACCCATCCCGGTGTTTTAAAAAGCTCAGGAGAGGAGTACCGCGAGTATCTTAAACGGCTTGCCGTTCAATTAAAGGTAGAAAACCATCTTGTTTTTATTAATCACTTCGTATCCGAAGAGGAACTGATCAATTACCTGGCTGCCGCAACCATTTATGTTACACCATATCTGAATGAAGCTCAGATTACCAGTGGCACGCTTTCTTACGCGGTGGGCGCCGGAGCAGCTGTCGTTTCTACGCCTTACTGGCATGCACTCGAACTACTGGAAAATAACCGGGGACGGTTATTTAATTTTAAAGATTTTGACGCGCTAGCATCGACAGTAAACGGACTACTTGAAAATGACACGGAGCGCGATCAACTCAAAAATAATGCTTATCAATATGGTCTCGGGCTGCGCTGGCCTAGGATAGGCGCTGAGTACATCATCCTCTTTCAGGATGCTATTCGCAACAAAAAAGACTTTGAAGAACAAAAGCTTCGCCAGCTTGTCGACCCGGAAATTATGCCTGTTTTCAGCCTTGCCCACGTCAAAAGGCTTACGGATGACACGGGAATTGTACAGCATGCTAAATATGGTATCCCCAACCTGAAGGAGGGCTATTGCTTGGACGATAATGCAAGGGCGCTTATAATGGCACTAATGGCTTACGGTCAGCATAAAAGCCAGGAGGCGCTTAACTTGCTGCCCGTTTTCCTGAGCTATATTCATTATATGCAATTGGACAATGGTAACTTCAGGAACTTCCTGAGTTTCAACAGGAGCTACCTGGACGAGGTAGGCTCAGAAGATTCTTTTGGGCGCACTGTATGGGCATTAGGTTATATGATCAGTAACGCGCCTAATATCTCCTACCAGGAATTTTCGGAAGAACTGTTCTTCCGTTCCGTTCCTCATTTTCAAAGCATGAAGCACTTACGCGGGATATTAAACACCATAGTAGGCATTGCATATTACCTACAGGTACATGCCGCTGATGAGCGTATCTTAACTCAACTCAATAAACTGACGGAGACCGTGGTTGCAGCCTACCTGGAGCACCGCAGGGACGACTGGCACTGGTTTGAAGAAAAGTTGACCTATGATAATGCCATCTTTCCACTGGCGCTGCTTCATTCCTACGGAATAACGGGCAATGAACAGGTGAAGCAGATCGCGCTGGAGTCTTTAAGTTTTCTGGATAAACTGACATTAAGCAATGGGTATCTAAGTCCGGTCGGCAATAACGGCTGGCATCAAAAGGGTAACAAAATGCCAGCCTACGACCAGCAAGCGATTGAAACGATGGCCATGGTCTTAATGTATCTTCAGGCGTATCGGGTTACCCATCAGCCCGAATATATCCGGAAAATGTTTTTATGCTATCTATGGTTCCTGGGAGAAAACACGCTTCGCGTTCCTCTTTACGACCATGAAACCAAAGGTTGTTGCGATGGCCTGGGCGCCGCCGGGGTGAACCGTAATCAAGGAGCTGAAAGTACGCTTGCTTATCTGATTGCGCATTTAGGTGTATTGAATGCATTTGAATTGGAATACCAGTACAACTTGCTGGGCGAACCATTAGTATAG